In Equus caballus isolate H_3958 breed thoroughbred chromosome 25, TB-T2T, whole genome shotgun sequence, one DNA window encodes the following:
- the OR13C8B gene encoding olfactory receptor family 13 subfamily C member 8B isoform X1, translated as MERTNDSMLTEFVLVGLSAHPKLQTVLFLLVLWMYLMILLGNGVLISVSIHDSHLHTPMYFFLCNLSFLDICYTSSSVPLILDSFLTGSKRISFSACMIQMFLSFAMGVTECVLLGMMALDRYVTICYPLRYPVIMNKGAYVPMAVASWVSGFVDSVVQTALAMQLPFCANNVINHFVCEILAVLKLACADISINVISMAGSTLILLVIPLLVVSISYIFIIATILRIPSTEGKRKAFSTCSAHLTVVIIFYGTIFFMYAKPKSKSSVGPDNEDIVEALISLFYGVMIPMLNPLIYSLRNRDVKTAVKNIKQRMVTK; from the coding sequence ATGGAGAGGACCAATGATTCCATGTTGACAGAATTTGTCCTAGTTGGTCTTTCTGCCCATCCAAAGCTccagacagttttatttttgctaGTTTTGTGGATGTATCTGATGATCCTGCTGGGAAATGGAGTCCTCATCTCAGTAAGCATCCATGATTCTCACTTGCACACCCCaatgtatttcttcctctgtaatcTTTCCTTCCTGGACATTTGCTACACAAGTTCCTCTGTCCCACTAATTCTGGACAGCTTTTTGACAGGAAGCAAAAGGATTTCCTTCTCTGCCTGCATGATACAAATGTTTCTCTCCTTTGCCATGGGGGTCACAGAGTGTGTGCTTCTAGGCATGATGGCACTGGACCGCTATGTGACTATCTGCTATCCACTGAGATACCCTGTCATCATGAACAAAGGTGCCTATGTGCCCATGGCAGTTGCATCCTGGGTTTCTGGGTTTGTGGACTCAGTGGTGCAGACAGCTCTTGCAATGCAATTACCGTTCTGTGCTAATAATGTCATTAACCACTTTGTCTGTGAAATTCTGGCTGTACTAAAACTGGCCTGTGCTGATATTTCAATCAATGTGATCAGTATGGCAGGCTCAACGCTGATTCTCCTGGTTATTCCATTACTGGTAGTTTCCAtctcttacatttttattattgctacTATTCTGAGGATTCCTTCAACTGAAGGAAAACGtaaggccttctccacctgttcAGCCCACTTGACAGTGGTGATTATATTCTATGGAACCATCTTCTTCATGTACGCAAAGCCCAAGTCTAAAAGCTCTGTTGGTCCAGATAATGAAGACATTGTTGAGGCCCTCATCTCCCTCTTCTATGGAGTGATGATTCCCATGCTCAATCCTCtcatctatagtctgaggaacaggGATGTGAAGACTGCTGTGAAGAACAT
- the OR13C8B gene encoding olfactory receptor family 13 subfamily C member 8B (The RefSeq protein has 2 substitutions compared to this genomic sequence), translating into MERTNDSMLTEFVLVGLSAHPKLQTVLFLLVLWMYLMILLGNGVLISVSIYDSHLHTPMYFFLCNLSFLDICYTSSSVPLILDSFLTGSKRISFSACMIQMFLSFAMGVTECVLLGMMALDRYVAICYPLRYPVIMNKGAYVPMAVASWVSGFVDSVVQTALAMQLPFCANNVINHFVCEILAVLKLACADISINVISMAGSTLILLVIPLLVVSISYIFIIATILRIPSTEGKRKAFSTCSAHLTVVIIFYGTIFFMYAKPKSKSSVGPDNEDIVEALISLFYGVMIPMLNPLIYSLRNRDVKTAVKNMLGSKNSSDGI; encoded by the coding sequence ATGGAGAGGACCAATGATTCCATGTTGACAGAATTTGTCCTAGTTGGTCTTTCTGCCCATCCAAAGCTccagacagttttatttttgctaGTTTTGTGGATGTATCTGATGATCCTGCTGGGAAATGGAGTCCTCATCTCAGTAAGCATCCATGATTCTCACTTGCACACCCCaatgtatttcttcctctgtaatcTTTCCTTCCTGGACATTTGCTACACAAGTTCCTCTGTCCCACTAATTCTGGACAGCTTTTTGACAGGAAGCAAAAGGATTTCCTTCTCTGCCTGCATGATACAAATGTTTCTCTCCTTTGCCATGGGGGTCACAGAGTGTGTGCTTCTAGGCATGATGGCACTGGACCGCTATGTGACTATCTGCTATCCACTGAGATACCCTGTCATCATGAACAAAGGTGCCTATGTGCCCATGGCAGTTGCATCCTGGGTTTCTGGGTTTGTGGACTCAGTGGTGCAGACAGCTCTTGCAATGCAATTACCGTTCTGTGCTAATAATGTCATTAACCACTTTGTCTGTGAAATTCTGGCTGTACTAAAACTGGCCTGTGCTGATATTTCAATCAATGTGATCAGTATGGCAGGCTCAACGCTGATTCTCCTGGTTATTCCATTACTGGTAGTTTCCAtctcttacatttttattattgctacTATTCTGAGGATTCCTTCAACTGAAGGAAAACGtaaggccttctccacctgttcAGCCCACTTGACAGTGGTGATTATATTCTATGGAACCATCTTCTTCATGTACGCAAAGCCCAAGTCTAAAAGCTCTGTTGGTCCAGATAATGAAGACATTGTTGAGGCCCTCATCTCCCTCTTCTATGGAGTGATGATTCCCATGCTCAATCCTCtcatctatagtctgaggaacaggGATGTGAAGACTGCTGTGAAGAACATGCTGGGTAGCAAAAACTCTTCTGATGGAATATGA